A window from Mus caroli chromosome 2, CAROLI_EIJ_v1.1, whole genome shotgun sequence encodes these proteins:
- the Phyhd1 gene encoding phytanoyl-CoA dioxygenase domain-containing protein 1 isoform X2 has product MACLSPSQLKKFQEDGFLLLEGFFTADECVAMQQRIGEIVAEMDVPLHCRTEFSTQEDEQLQTQGKTDYFLSSGDKIRFFFEKGVFDEKGNFLVPPEKSINKIGHALHAHDPVFRSITHSPKVQALVRSLGLQMPVVVQSMYIFKQPHFGGEVSPHQDATFLYTEPLGRVLGLWIAMEDAMLENGCLWFIPGSHTHGVSRRMIRAPSDSGPGTSFLGSDPVWASNLFVPLPVRRGGLVLIHGEVVHKSEQNLSGHSRQAYTVHIMEAAGTVWSPGNW; this is encoded by the exons ATGGCCTGCCTGAGTCCCTCACAACTCAAGAAG TTCCAGGAGGACGGGTTTCTGCTGTTGGAAGGATTCTTCACAGCGGATGAGTGTGTGGCCATGCAGCAGAGGATCGGTGAGATCGTGGCTGAGATGGATGTCCCTCTGCACTGCCGGACAGAATTTTCCACCCAGGAAGATGAGCAGCTTCAAACCCAG GGCAAGACAGACTACTTCTTGAGCAGCGGTGACAAGATCCGATTCTTCTTTGAAAAAGGCGTTTTTGATGAGAAAG GAAATTTCTTGGTCCCTCCTGAGAAATCTATCAACAAAATTGGCCATG CTCTGCATGCCCATGACCCCGTCTTCAGGAGCATCACACATTCTCCCAAGGTGCAG GCTTTGGTTAGAAGTCTGGGCCTCCAGATGCCAGTGGTGGTGCAGAGCATGTATATCTTTAAG CAACCTCACTTTGGTGGCGAAG TCTCCCCTCACCAGGATGCTACCTTCCTCTACACGGAGCCCCTAGGCCGAGTGCTGGGCCTGTGGATTGCGATGGAGGATGCCATGCTGGAGAACGGTTGCCTCTGGTTCATCCCTGGCTCCCATACCC ATGGGGTGTCAAGAAGGATGATTCGAGCCCCTTCAGACTCTGGGCCTGGTACCAGCTTCCTCGGGTCAGATCCAGTCTGGGCTAGCAACCTCTTTGTGCCTTTGCCAGTGAGGAGAG GGGGTCTGGTTCTGATCCATGGAGAAGTGGTGCATAAGAGTGAGCAGAACCTTTCCGGCCACTCCCGCCAGGCCTACACTGTCCACATCATGGAGGCTGCCGGCACTGTCTGGAGCCCAGGGAATTGGTAG
- the Phyhd1 gene encoding phytanoyl-CoA dioxygenase domain-containing protein 1 isoform X3 yields MACLSPSQLKKFQEDGFLLLEGFFTADECVAMQQRIGEIVAEMDVPLHCRTEFSTQEDEQLQTQGKTDYFLSSGDKIRFFFEKGVFDEKALHAHDPVFRSITHSPKVQALVRSLGLQMPVVVQSMYIFKQPHFGGEVSPHQDATFLYTEPLGRVLGLWIAMEDAMLENGCLWFIPGSHTHGVSRRMIRAPSDSGPGTSFLGSDPVWASNLFVPLPVRRGGLVLIHGEVVHKSEQNLSGHSRQAYTVHIMEAAGTVWSPGNWLQPTPELPFPPLYS; encoded by the exons ATGGCCTGCCTGAGTCCCTCACAACTCAAGAAG TTCCAGGAGGACGGGTTTCTGCTGTTGGAAGGATTCTTCACAGCGGATGAGTGTGTGGCCATGCAGCAGAGGATCGGTGAGATCGTGGCTGAGATGGATGTCCCTCTGCACTGCCGGACAGAATTTTCCACCCAGGAAGATGAGCAGCTTCAAACCCAG GGCAAGACAGACTACTTCTTGAGCAGCGGTGACAAGATCCGATTCTTCTTTGAAAAAGGCGTTTTTGATGAGAAAG CTCTGCATGCCCATGACCCCGTCTTCAGGAGCATCACACATTCTCCCAAGGTGCAG GCTTTGGTTAGAAGTCTGGGCCTCCAGATGCCAGTGGTGGTGCAGAGCATGTATATCTTTAAG CAACCTCACTTTGGTGGCGAAG TCTCCCCTCACCAGGATGCTACCTTCCTCTACACGGAGCCCCTAGGCCGAGTGCTGGGCCTGTGGATTGCGATGGAGGATGCCATGCTGGAGAACGGTTGCCTCTGGTTCATCCCTGGCTCCCATACCC ATGGGGTGTCAAGAAGGATGATTCGAGCCCCTTCAGACTCTGGGCCTGGTACCAGCTTCCTCGGGTCAGATCCAGTCTGGGCTAGCAACCTCTTTGTGCCTTTGCCAGTGAGGAGAG GGGGTCTGGTTCTGATCCATGGAGAAGTGGTGCATAAGAGTGAGCAGAACCTTTCCGGCCACTCCCGCCAGGCCTACACTGTCCACATCATGGAGGCTGCCGGCACTGTCTGGAGCCCAGGGAATTG GCTCCAGCCCACGCCCGAGCTGCCCTTTCCACCACTCTACAGCTAA
- the Phyhd1 gene encoding phytanoyl-CoA dioxygenase domain-containing protein 1 isoform X1, producing MACLSPSQLKKFQEDGFLLLEGFFTADECVAMQQRIGEIVAEMDVPLHCRTEFSTQEDEQLQTQGKTDYFLSSGDKIRFFFEKGVFDEKGNFLVPPEKSINKIGHALHAHDPVFRSITHSPKVQALVRSLGLQMPVVVQSMYIFKQPHFGGEVSPHQDATFLYTEPLGRVLGLWIAMEDAMLENGCLWFIPGSHTHGVSRRMIRAPSDSGPGTSFLGSDPVWASNLFVPLPVRRGGLVLIHGEVVHKSEQNLSGHSRQAYTVHIMEAAGTVWSPGNWLQPTPELPFPPLYS from the exons ATGGCCTGCCTGAGTCCCTCACAACTCAAGAAG TTCCAGGAGGACGGGTTTCTGCTGTTGGAAGGATTCTTCACAGCGGATGAGTGTGTGGCCATGCAGCAGAGGATCGGTGAGATCGTGGCTGAGATGGATGTCCCTCTGCACTGCCGGACAGAATTTTCCACCCAGGAAGATGAGCAGCTTCAAACCCAG GGCAAGACAGACTACTTCTTGAGCAGCGGTGACAAGATCCGATTCTTCTTTGAAAAAGGCGTTTTTGATGAGAAAG GAAATTTCTTGGTCCCTCCTGAGAAATCTATCAACAAAATTGGCCATG CTCTGCATGCCCATGACCCCGTCTTCAGGAGCATCACACATTCTCCCAAGGTGCAG GCTTTGGTTAGAAGTCTGGGCCTCCAGATGCCAGTGGTGGTGCAGAGCATGTATATCTTTAAG CAACCTCACTTTGGTGGCGAAG TCTCCCCTCACCAGGATGCTACCTTCCTCTACACGGAGCCCCTAGGCCGAGTGCTGGGCCTGTGGATTGCGATGGAGGATGCCATGCTGGAGAACGGTTGCCTCTGGTTCATCCCTGGCTCCCATACCC ATGGGGTGTCAAGAAGGATGATTCGAGCCCCTTCAGACTCTGGGCCTGGTACCAGCTTCCTCGGGTCAGATCCAGTCTGGGCTAGCAACCTCTTTGTGCCTTTGCCAGTGAGGAGAG GGGGTCTGGTTCTGATCCATGGAGAAGTGGTGCATAAGAGTGAGCAGAACCTTTCCGGCCACTCCCGCCAGGCCTACACTGTCCACATCATGGAGGCTGCCGGCACTGTCTGGAGCCCAGGGAATTG GCTCCAGCCCACGCCCGAGCTGCCCTTTCCACCACTCTACAGCTAA
- the Dolk gene encoding dolichol kinase — MTRQCPPQAPESGAALSGSVLAEAAVVFAVVLSIHAAVWDRYSWCAVALAVQAFYVQYKWDRLLQQGNAVFQFRMSANSGLLPASMVMPLLGLVMKERCQTAGNPYFERFGIVVAATGMAVALFSSVLALGITRPVPTNTCAISGLAGGVIIYIMRHSLSVGEVIEVLEVLLIFVYLNMILLYLLPRCFTPGEALLVLGGISFVLNQLIKRSLTESQGDPVDFFLLVVVVGMVLMGVFFSTLFVFMDSGTWASSIFFHLMTCVLGLGVVLPWLHWLIRRNPLLWLLQFLFYTETRIYLLAYWSLLATVACLVVLYQNAKRSSSESKKHRAPTITRKYFHFIVVATYIPGIIFDRPLLYVAATVCLAVFIFLEYVRYFRIKPLGHTLRSLLSLFLDERDSGPLILTHIYLLLGMSLPIWLIPRPCTQKDSLEGARALVPYAGVLAVGVGDTVASIFGSTMGEIRWPGTKKTFEGTMTSIFAQIISVALILIFDSGVDLNYSYAWILGSISTVSLLEAYTTQIDNLLLPLYLLILLMA; from the coding sequence ATGACCCGACAGTGCCCTCCCCAGGCCCCGGAGTCTGGGGCTGCGCTGAGTGGGTCGGTGCTGGCGGAGGCTGCAGTGGTGTTCGCCGTGGTGCTGAGCATCCACGCTGCAGTGTGGGACCGATACTCCTGGTGCGCCGTGGCCCTTGCGGTGCAGGCCTTCTACGTCCAGTACAAGTGGGACCGGCTGCTCCAGCAGGGCAATGCGGTTTTCCAGTTCCGGATGTCCGCGAACAGCGGCTTACTGCCGGCCTCCATGGTCATGCCTTTGCTTGGGCTAGTCATGAAGGAGCGCTGCCAGACTGCAGGGAACCCATACTTCGAGCGCTTCGGCATTGTGGTTGCAGCTACTGGCATGGCAGTGGCCCTCTTCTCCTCCGTGTTGGCACTGGGCATTACTCGCCCGGTGCCCACCAATACTTGTGCCATCTCGGGTTTGGCCGGAGGCGTTATCATTTATATTATGAGGCACTCGCTCAGTGTGGGTGAGGTGATCGAGGTCCTGGAAGTCCTGCTAATATTTGTTTATCTCAACATGATCCTGCTGTACCTGCTGCCCCGATGTTTCACTCCTGGGGAGGCACTGCTGGTATTGGGTGGCATTAGCTTCGTCCTCAACCAACTCATCAAGCGCTCTCTGACTGAAAGCCAGGGGGACCCAGTGGACTTCTtcctgttggtggtggtggtagggatgGTGCTCATGGGTGTCTTTTTCAGCACCCTCTTTGTCTTCATGGATTCAGGCACCTGGGCCTCTTCCATCTTCTTCCACCTCATGACCTGTGTGCTGGGCCTTGGTGTGGTTCTGCCCTGGCTGCACTGGCTCATTCGTAGGAATCCCCTGCTTTGGCTTCTTCAGTTCCTCTTCTACACTGAAACTCGCATCTACCTCCTAGCCTATTGGTCTTTGCTGGCCACCGTGGCCTGCCTGGTGGTGCTGTACCAGAATGCTAAGCGGTCATCTTCTGAGTCCAAGAAGCACAGGGCACCTACCATTACAAGAAAGTATTTCCACTTCATTGTGGTAGCCACTTACATCCCGGGCATCATCTTTGACCGGCCACTGCTATATGTGGCCGCCACTGTGTGCCTGGCAGTCTTCATCTTCCTGGAGTATGTGCGCTATTTCCGAATAAAGCCCTTGGGTCACACTCTGCGAAGCCTTCTGTCCCTCTTCCTGGATGAACGAGACAGTGGACCCCTTATCCTAACACACATCTACCTGCTTCTGGGCATGTCTCTTCCTATTTGGTTGATCCCCAGACCCTGTACACAGAAGGACAGCCTGGAAGGAGCAAGAGCCCTGGTCCCCTATGCTGGGGTCttggctgtgggtgtgggtgatACTGTGGCCTCCATATTTGGCAGCACCATGGGAGAGATccgctggcctggaactaagaAAACCTTCGAGGGGACTATGACATCTATATTTGCACAAATCATCTCTGTAGCTCTAATCTTAATCTTTGACAGTGGAGTAGACCTGAATTACAGTTATGCCTGGATTTTGGGGTCCATCAGCACTGTATCCCTTCTGGAAGCGTACACTACTCAGATAGACAATCTCCTGTTGCCTCTCTACCTACTGATATTGCTGATGGCCTAG